The DNA region GCTCTTCTTGCAGGCCGAGGTCGCTACCAACGCTAGGCACACGAGCCAAGGCGTGAGCACGCGCACGCAAGACAGAGGCAGATCACGCGCGCCTTGAAGCATCACGGAGCCTCCGTGGACAAGCGCGCCCACTCATTCAGGAGCGAGTCGACCTTGCGAGCCAGAACCTGTTCTTCGTGAGCCATGCTGGCGAGCTTCTCCCAATCGTCACCGGGGGCCTCCTTGAGCCTCGCACGAAGCTCGCCCAAAAGCTTCTCGCTCTCGGCGATGGCGCGTTCGAGCTCCCCCACGCGCTTCGTTCGGCGCTCCCGCTCCCGCGCTTCGCCCTTCTGGGCCTCGTGGGCGGCGCGTTTTTGGGCGTCGTCTTTGGGCGCCTCGACCTTTTCCTTCTCGCGGCGCGCCTTTTGAACCACCGCCGTCGGCGGCGGCGGCGGCGGCGCGTGCGCGCGCACGAAGTCCCGGAAGCCGCCGGGGAAGATCTCCACGTCTCCATCGCGGACGCTCACGATGCGCGTCGCCACGTTCTCGAGAAAGCGTCGGTCGTGCGAAACGAAGAGGACCGTCCCCTCGAAGCTGACGAGCGACTCTTCCAGGATTTCCGCCGCCGGGATGTCGAGATGGTTGGTCGGTTCGTCGAGGAACAAGAGATTGCGCGGCTCCAGCAGCAACTTGGCGAGGGCGAGGCGCGCGCACTCGCCGCCGGAGAAGCCGCCGACGACGCGCAGCGGATCGTCGCCCCAGAAGCGAAAGCGCGCGAGGTATTGGCGCGCCGCCTCCACCGTGAAGTCGCCGCGAATGCGTCGCACCTCTTCGACGGCGGTGTTTCCGCGATTGAGCTCGCCGAGGTGCTGATCGAACACGCCCTCTTCGAGATTCGTGCCTCGCTTCACGGTGCCGCGATCGGTTGGCGCGCCGCGACCCGTGAGCAGCTTGAGGAGCGTTGTCTTGCCGGCGCCGTTGGGGCCGACGACGCCAATGCGCTCGCCGCGACGCACGAGCAGATCGAAGGGGCGAAAGAGCTCGCGTTCGCCGCGCGACGCAGCGAGCCCCTTGGCTTCGAGGACAATGTCACCAGAGCGCGCCGCCGGCGCGAAGCGAAAGGCCACCTTCTCGGCGACCTGCCAGACGTCTTCGGGTCGTTCGAGCCGGTCGAGCTTCTCGAGCATCTTGCGGCGACTCTGGGCCTGCTTCGTCTTTTGCCCGGCGATGTTCCGACGAATGAAATCTTCCGTCTTGGCGATCGTCGCTTGCTGACGCGACACGAGGGCCCGCTCACGTTCGAGGTCTTCGGCACGCAGGACGACGTATTCGCTGTAGCGGCACGGGTACGTGCGGAGGCCATGGGTCCCCAGCTCGAAGGTCTTGCTCGAGATGGCGTCGAGGAAGGCGCGATCGTGGGACACCACCAGCACGGCCGCGCGAAGGCGACCCAGGTAGTCCTCCAGCCACGAGATGGTGTCGAGATCGAGGTGGTTCGTCGGTTCGTCGAGCAAGAGCAGATCAGGCTTCTGCGCCAGGATGACGCCCAGGTGCAATCGCCCGCGCTCGCCGCCGGAGAGCGACGCGACGGGCCGCTCGAGATCGCGTTGGGAGAAGCCGAGCCGCGCGGCGATGACCGACACCTCGCGCTCGAGCTCGTCGCCGTGCGTCAGGTGGTAGCGGTCCTGGAGCTCGGCGAGCCGGGCGAGATCGCGGGCCTCGCCGCTCGCGGCCGCGTGCGACGCCTCGTTCAAGGCGGCACGGAGCTCGGTCACCTCGCGGTAGCCGGAGAGGAACGCCGAGAGCACGTCGCCCTCCGCCGCGAGCTCGTGCGACTGCCGGTAGTAACCGACGCGAACATCCTTTGCGACGACCACGGCGCCGCTGTCGGCTTGGAGCTCCTTGGCGACGAGCCGAAGCAGCGTGGACTTGCCGGCGCCGTTGGGTGCGACGAGCGCTGCGCGCTCCCCCATGGCGAGGTTGAACGTTATCCCCTCGAAGAGGAGATCGGCGCCGTAGCCAAAGCGAAGATCGGCGACCTGAAGGACCGTCATGAGGGCTCTAGCCGACGAGCCGCGTGAGGGCGTCGACGGTCGTCGCCAGCGCCGCCGTCTGGCGGGGGTCTTGCGCGAGAAACGCTTCGATTCGGGGCATCCGTGACAGCGCGTCGTCGACGAGTCGGTCGCTTCCCTTGGCGTACGCGCCGAGGGTGATGAGGTCGCGCTTGGTCTCGTAGGCTCCGAGAAGCGTCCGGAGCTTGCGTGCGGCGTCACGATGCTCTGGCGACACGACCGTATCCATCACGCGGGAGAGCGACTGAAGCGCGTCGACGGCAGGGTAGCGACCGCGACCCGCGAGGGCTCGATCGAGCACGACGTGGCCGTCGAGAATGCCGCGCACTTCGTCGGCGATGGGCTCGTCGAGATCGCCGCCTTCGACGAGCACGGTGTAGATGGCTGTGATGGAGCCCCTGGCGGCGCGACCGGAGCGCTCGAGGAGGCGCGGCAGCATCGCGAAGACGCTCGGCGGATAGCCGCGCCGCGTCGGCGGCTCACCGGCGGCGAGGCCGATCTCGCGCTGCGCGCGCGCGTAGCGCGTGATCGAGTCGACGAGCAAGAGGACCCGCTTGCCTTCGTCGCGGAACGACTCAGCGATGGCCGTCGCCACCTCGGCGGCGCGTAGTCGCTCGAGCGCCGGCGCGTCGCTGGTGGCGACCACCACGACGCTCCGACGAAGGCCGTCTTGGCCGAGCGCCGTTTCGAGGAAATCGACGACCTCGCGGCCGCGCTCGCCGATGAGACCGACGACCACGACATCGGCTTCGGCGCCGCGCGCGATGGCGCCGAGGAGCGTGCTCTTGCCCACGCCGGAGCCGGCGAAGAGGCCGATGCGTTGGCCTTCGCCGAAGGTGGTAAGCGCATCGAGGACGCGAACCCCGGTGGCGAGCGACGCCGCGATGGGAGGACGCTCAAGGGCCGCCGGCGGTGCGCGCTCGACGCTGACGGAACGGCCGCTGATGGGCGGACCGCCGTCAATGGGGCGGCCGAGGCCGTCGACGACGCGGCCCAAAAGGGCGCCGCCGACGACGACCGAGAGCGGGCCTCCCGTGGCCACCACTTCGTCGTCGGGGCCGACGCCGGCGAGATCGCCGAGCGGCATCGCCACGGCTTCGCCGCCGGAGAAGCCGACGACCTGACACGAGAGTGGCTCGCCGCGGCGCTTGATGAGCACCACGTCGCCGATACGAGCACCGGGCAGCGTGAACCGCACCGCGAGGCCCGTGACCGCTTGGACGCGGCCGGTGACGGCGACGCTCGGCGTCGAGCGAAGCAACGCGGAGAGCGCCTCGCGATCCATCAGCCGCCGGCCGAGGCCTTCTTTCGTGGGGTGCCTTCGAGCTCCGCTTGCAGCTCGGCGAGGAGCTCCTTGGCCTTGGCGGAGAGCTTCTGCGGCACCTCGACCTGAATGGCCACCATGAAGGCTCCGCGGCCTCGCCCGTCGAGGCGGGGAATCCCCTGCCCTTTGAGCGTGAAGACCGACCCCGGCTGCGTCCCTGCCGGCAGCGCGATCTCATGTTGGCCGCCGTCACCGTCTTCGGCGCGCAGCGCCGGGACCCGCAGCTTGGCGCCCATGGCGGCGTCGCAGAAGCTCACTTGAACGCGGCTGATGACGTCGACGCCGTCGCGCTCGAAGCGCGGATCGTCTTCGACCTCTACCTCGACGTAGAGATCGCCCGGTGGCCCGCCGCCTTGCGCTGCGATGCCTTGCCCTTGCACGCGGAGCCGTTGGCCGCTGTCGATGCCGGCGGGGAAGCCGACCACCACCGTGTGCGGCTTGGCCACGACGCCCTCGCCGCCGCATGGCTTGCACGCGTTGCGAATCGTTTGGCCGCGGCCTTGGCATCGCGGGCACGGCGCCGTGAACATGACGAAGCCGCGGGCGTTGGAGATTTGCCCGGTGCCGCGGCATTGACTGCATTGTTCGGGCTTTGAGCCGGCGGCGGCGCCGGAGCCGCTGCACTCGTCGCAGCGGGCTGGAGTTTGGACCGTGACCTCGCGCTTGCAGCCGAAGGCGGCCTCACTGAGCGTGAGCCGCTGCTGCACGCGGATGTCGGCGCCGCGGCGGACGCCACCGAAGCCCCCGAAGCCGCCCCCCGAGAACATCTCGGAGAAGAGGTCCTGCATGTGCGAGAACACGTCACCGGCGTTACTGAAGCCGCCGCGGCCCTCGAGACCTTCGTGGCCGAAGCGATCGAAGATCTCCTTCTTCTCGGGGTCCGAGAGGACCTGGTAGGCCTCGTTGACGAGCTTGAACTGGGCCTCCGCGGCGGCGTTGCCGGGGTTTCGGTCCGGGTGATGCTTGAGCGCCTCCTTCTTGTAGGCGCGCCGCACCTCGTCGGCCGAGGCCGATTGCGTGACACCGAGGACCTCGTAGGAGTTCGGCTTGTCCGACATGCGTTCCTGGTGCCCTGAATCCGTGGAATCGGAGAGACGGTAGGACGGTCAACGTCCCCAACCGGCAGCTTGGCGTGGGCGCCAAGGTAAGGTTGCCGCGGCCCGTGTCAACGGCCTAGCTCATCGGACTTTGCGGGAGCGGACCGCTCGGCGAGGGCCCCCTCGGCGCGAACGCGCGCCTCGTGCTCTTGCCGGAACGCCTGGCGCAACATCTCGAGCTCGTCCCGGAGGCGCCCCAGCTCGTCGTTTGCGCTCGTGGCGGGCGGCGTCGCGGCTGCGCCCTCGGCTGTGCCCAAAGATGGCGTCGTCTCGGGCGAAGGCTGCGGCGCCTGCTGCGACGCTTGTGCGTTCGCGAGAGAAAGCTCGTCGATGCGCCAGCGGAGCGCTTGCAGCTCGCCTTCGCGACGCGCCGCATCGAGCGACAGGGCCTCGAGGGTCGCGTGGAGGCGAGCCCGCTCTTCTTGTGCCATCGCCGAGGGCGCGTTGCTGCCGGTGGCGACCGGAGACACCACCGTCGCCGGGCCTGCCGACGACGGAACGCGAGGTTCGCCGTGCTGAAGCGTCTCGAAGCGCAGGAGCAGCTCTTTCACCATGCGATCACGCCGCAAGAGCTCGGTCTCGAGCGCGTGAACGGCGCGACCCCGCTCTCGGAGCGCCTCTTCAAGCGCCTCCAGTTCGAGACCGTGGACCTCGGTCGCGATGGCGAGCTCGGCGTCGAGCGCCTCGGCGACCATGGTCGACTGCTCGGCGCGAACCGAGAGCGACTCGATCTCCGCGAGCCGCGCGAGGGCCGGTTCGAGCTCGGCGAGCTGGGCCGCGGCGGCGCGAAACTTGTCCGTCTGCTCGGCGAGCGCTCGCTCCACTTCGCGGCCCCGGGAGGCGAGCTGGCGCCGCTCTTCATCGGCGCCGGCGAGCGCGGCTTCGGCCTTCTGAAGCGCGTCGGTGCGCCGCGAGAGCTCTTGCTCCGCGCGCCGCTGCGCGCCCTCGGCGAGGCTCGAGCGCTGGCGCTCTTCGTCGAGCTGACTCTCGAGGACCTCGGCGCGCAGTCGCGCGGTGGCGAGCTCCGCCCGGTGGTGATCGGTCTCCGCGGCGCGCTCGCGAGCCGCCGCGGCGGCGCGCTCCTGTTGCGCCGTGTCGCGCGCCGGCGCAGCCTCAACGGCGACGTCTTCGTCGTCGCGACGCTGGACGATGACGTAGGGCCTGAGGACCGCCGGTCCGCCGACGGCGAGAAAGAATGTGGGGGGGACCTCGCCGGCGAGCTGCGTGTCGACGGTGACGTCCGCGGCGGCGTCCTCCTC from Myxococcales bacterium includes:
- a CDS encoding ABC-F family ATP-binding cassette domain-containing protein; its protein translation is MTVLQVADLRFGYGADLLFEGITFNLAMGERAALVAPNGAGKSTLLRLVAKELQADSGAVVVAKDVRVGYYRQSHELAAEGDVLSAFLSGYREVTELRAALNEASHAAASGEARDLARLAELQDRYHLTHGDELEREVSVIAARLGFSQRDLERPVASLSGGERGRLHLGVILAQKPDLLLLDEPTNHLDLDTISWLEDYLGRLRAAVLVVSHDRAFLDAISSKTFELGTHGLRTYPCRYSEYVVLRAEDLERERALVSRQQATIAKTEDFIRRNIAGQKTKQAQSRRKMLEKLDRLERPEDVWQVAEKVAFRFAPAARSGDIVLEAKGLAASRGERELFRPFDLLVRRGERIGVVGPNGAGKTTLLKLLTGRGAPTDRGTVKRGTNLEEGVFDQHLGELNRGNTAVEEVRRIRGDFTVEAARQYLARFRFWGDDPLRVVGGFSGGECARLALAKLLLEPRNLLFLDEPTNHLDIPAAEILEESLVSFEGTVLFVSHDRRFLENVATRIVSVRDGDVEIFPGGFRDFVRAHAPPPPPPTAVVQKARREKEKVEAPKDDAQKRAAHEAQKGEARERERRTKRVGELERAIAESEKLLGELRARLKEAPGDDWEKLASMAHEEQVLARKVDSLLNEWARLSTEAP
- a CDS encoding FliI/YscN family ATPase yields the protein MDREALSALLRSTPSVAVTGRVQAVTGLAVRFTLPGARIGDVVLIKRRGEPLSCQVVGFSGGEAVAMPLGDLAGVGPDDEVVATGGPLSVVVGGALLGRVVDGLGRPIDGGPPISGRSVSVERAPPAALERPPIAASLATGVRVLDALTTFGEGQRIGLFAGSGVGKSTLLGAIARGAEADVVVVGLIGERGREVVDFLETALGQDGLRRSVVVVATSDAPALERLRAAEVATAIAESFRDEGKRVLLLVDSITRYARAQREIGLAAGEPPTRRGYPPSVFAMLPRLLERSGRAARGSITAIYTVLVEGGDLDEPIADEVRGILDGHVVLDRALAGRGRYPAVDALQSLSRVMDTVVSPEHRDAARKLRTLLGAYETKRDLITLGAYAKGSDRLVDDALSRMPRIEAFLAQDPRQTAALATTVDALTRLVG
- the dnaJ gene encoding molecular chaperone DnaJ; this encodes MSDKPNSYEVLGVTQSASADEVRRAYKKEALKHHPDRNPGNAAAEAQFKLVNEAYQVLSDPEKKEIFDRFGHEGLEGRGGFSNAGDVFSHMQDLFSEMFSGGGFGGFGGVRRGADIRVQQRLTLSEAAFGCKREVTVQTPARCDECSGSGAAAGSKPEQCSQCRGTGQISNARGFVMFTAPCPRCQGRGQTIRNACKPCGGEGVVAKPHTVVVGFPAGIDSGQRLRVQGQGIAAQGGGPPGDLYVEVEVEDDPRFERDGVDVISRVQVSFCDAAMGAKLRVPALRAEDGDGGQHEIALPAGTQPGSVFTLKGQGIPRLDGRGRGAFMVAIQVEVPQKLSAKAKELLAELQAELEGTPRKKASAGG